In Phormidium ambiguum IAM M-71, a genomic segment contains:
- a CDS encoding alkaline phosphatase family protein, with protein sequence MKHSVIAIGLDSTDPVLLEEWISQGHLKNLSQLRQQGAYGRLINMEYYKGESAWTNFITGCLPYKTGYWSKFDFNPSTYQTKTLGAHGAYNYSEFLPFYNLGDKYRVAVFDVPQTTICPNLNGIQALAWGAHAPMIDRASQPENLLSEIISKYGDHPADTFHHNDRSDWYNPASVAKLQNQLEVGLERRTAITKDLLSREKWDLFLTVIGETHTAQHYFWHLSQTDHPLYQQTATPGKDPMLDYFKAVDESLGEMLAEAPKDSYVIVFSAHGQGANTTDVLSMVVLPEFLYRFSFPGKSLLKSQPMGMTPPPPLTPKNPKDSWYKLLHQLKNEPDAMATFLRSIEPKIPGRFRPYLSKFYKKWAKFTKSPQSELFCWHPSKWYQPYWPQMKAFYIPGFSDGYIRINLKGRESQGIVSPSEYHALCDELVEQLHQLTDPRTGQPIVKKVVRTRENPLDDNPKLPSADLVVIWDDFAVDVVDSPKFGRIGPIYFNRTGAHRPRGFWFVKGPGIEAGSNLPEAHAVDLAPTILELMEAPIPEYMDGKPLLNTKVIA encoded by the coding sequence GTGAAGCATTCTGTAATTGCAATTGGATTAGATTCAACAGACCCAGTATTACTTGAAGAATGGATATCTCAAGGGCATCTGAAAAATTTGTCTCAGTTGAGACAACAAGGTGCTTACGGTCGCCTAATCAATATGGAATATTACAAGGGAGAATCAGCTTGGACAAATTTCATTACTGGTTGTCTTCCTTACAAAACTGGCTACTGGTCAAAGTTCGATTTTAATCCAAGTACATATCAGACAAAAACTTTGGGCGCTCACGGTGCTTACAATTACAGCGAATTTTTACCATTTTATAATTTGGGAGACAAATATCGGGTAGCTGTATTTGATGTGCCACAAACTACAATTTGCCCTAATCTAAATGGTATTCAAGCGTTAGCTTGGGGTGCTCATGCGCCGATGATCGATCGCGCTTCGCAACCGGAAAATTTATTATCAGAAATTATTTCCAAATACGGCGATCATCCAGCAGATACATTCCACCATAACGATCGCTCCGACTGGTACAATCCCGCATCAGTAGCTAAACTGCAAAATCAGTTAGAAGTAGGGCTAGAACGCCGCACGGCAATTACCAAAGACTTACTCAGTCGGGAAAAATGGGATTTATTCCTCACAGTAATTGGCGAAACTCACACAGCACAACATTACTTCTGGCATTTAAGCCAAACCGATCACCCACTTTACCAACAAACAGCAACTCCCGGTAAAGATCCCATGTTGGACTACTTTAAAGCAGTAGATGAATCCTTGGGTGAAATGTTAGCTGAAGCTCCCAAAGATAGCTACGTCATCGTATTTTCTGCTCATGGTCAAGGTGCTAACACTACCGATGTATTGAGCATGGTAGTATTACCAGAATTCCTCTATCGCTTTAGTTTCCCTGGTAAATCATTACTCAAATCCCAGCCAATGGGAATGACACCTCCACCACCATTAACTCCCAAAAATCCCAAAGATAGCTGGTACAAATTGCTGCATCAATTGAAAAATGAACCCGATGCAATGGCAACCTTTTTAAGGTCAATAGAACCCAAAATCCCTGGACGCTTTAGACCTTACTTAAGCAAATTCTATAAAAAATGGGCTAAATTCACTAAATCTCCCCAAAGCGAATTATTCTGTTGGCATCCTTCCAAATGGTATCAACCATACTGGCCACAAATGAAAGCATTTTATATTCCTGGTTTCTCCGATGGCTACATTCGGATTAACTTAAAAGGTAGAGAATCTCAAGGAATTGTTTCTCCTTCTGAATATCATGCTTTGTGTGATGAATTAGTCGAACAATTGCACCAATTAACCGATCCTCGCACTGGTCAACCAATCGTGAAAAAAGTGGTACGTACCAGAGAAAATCCTCTAGATGATAATCCGAAATTACCCAGTGCTGACTTAGTTGTAATTTGGGATGACTTCGCTGTAGATGTGGTAGATAGCCCGAAATTTGGCCGCATTGGACCAATCTACTTTAACCGTACAGGCGCTCATCGTCCGAGAGGTTTTTGGTTTGTAAAAGGGCCAGGAATTGAAGCAGGTTCTAACTTGCCAGAAGCACACGCAGTAGACTTAGCTCCGACAATTTTGGAATTAATGGAAGCGCCAATTCCTGAATATATGGATGGTAAACCATTACTGAATACCAAAGTTATTGCTTAG
- a CDS encoding GumC family protein produces MTETIIIQPNSSRSSSIPPWLRYLGIGIVTNVAIWSLAIFYLLKASPSYNSKFAISLPAASSSTNVNLPGIGQTTASTDSPYQTPSQDPRENYKFLLNSRDVLQAASQPLNMTLREFDEPRITIIANTTLMQVEVSGDTPEQAQAKGKALFDALQQKLNELRKQQVTQQDRILQETLNSSQIKLKQAQKRLSDYKTSSLLNSAQQISNLTNNIEQLRRQKAEVIAQKQQANMRVIELSNNLNLSANQASDAFVLQPDPVFQKAFQDYTEANAAYTTLSSRFLPAHPAVVEERAKRDAAQTLLLERSRLILGRPVNLATLAQLNLSNSNSGTSTARASLSQQLVATEVEREGLAAQAKALDQQITELEARQKMLAQKESTLADLERDVRTAEAVFSSTLARLDLAKSNVTAAYPEIQVFSAPSLPGSAASPKPIFVFAGAALGSLFCSNAIFLLWLRQRKQQKRKENGLISLEETGLKSDKLPEIIELTQHNQQSDKALLNGKSVRNEAGIEH; encoded by the coding sequence ATGACCGAGACTATTATTATTCAACCAAATTCTTCCCGGTCAAGTTCAATACCACCTTGGCTTCGTTACTTAGGAATAGGAATCGTTACTAATGTAGCAATTTGGAGTTTAGCAATATTTTATTTGCTCAAAGCTTCACCAAGTTACAATAGTAAATTTGCCATTAGTTTACCTGCTGCTAGTTCATCAACCAATGTTAATTTACCGGGAATTGGACAAACCACCGCATCCACTGATTCTCCTTATCAAACACCTTCCCAAGACCCCAGAGAAAATTACAAATTTTTGCTTAATAGTAGAGATGTTTTACAGGCCGCATCTCAACCATTGAATATGACGTTAAGGGAATTTGATGAACCTAGAATCACTATTATTGCCAATACTACATTGATGCAAGTTGAGGTTTCTGGTGATACTCCTGAACAAGCTCAAGCTAAAGGAAAAGCTTTGTTTGATGCTTTGCAACAAAAACTGAATGAATTAAGAAAGCAACAAGTTACTCAGCAGGATCGAATTCTCCAAGAAACGCTTAACTCTTCACAAATTAAACTAAAACAAGCGCAAAAAAGGCTTTCAGACTATAAAACTAGTTCTTTGTTAAATTCTGCTCAACAAATTAGCAATTTAACGAATAACATTGAGCAGTTACGTAGGCAAAAAGCAGAAGTAATCGCGCAAAAGCAACAAGCTAATATGCGTGTAATAGAATTATCTAATAATTTGAATTTATCAGCAAATCAAGCATCTGATGCTTTTGTGCTTCAGCCAGATCCAGTATTTCAAAAAGCTTTTCAAGACTATACTGAAGCTAACGCTGCCTACACAACTTTAAGTTCTCGATTTCTTCCGGCTCATCCAGCAGTAGTCGAAGAGAGAGCGAAACGAGATGCAGCACAAACTTTATTGCTAGAAAGGTCTCGCTTGATTTTAGGAAGACCTGTCAACCTAGCAACTTTGGCGCAACTAAATCTGAGCAATAGTAACAGTGGTACGAGTACGGCACGGGCTAGTCTTTCCCAGCAATTAGTTGCTACAGAAGTAGAAAGAGAGGGATTGGCAGCACAAGCTAAAGCACTCGATCAACAAATTACGGAACTGGAAGCTAGGCAGAAAATGCTGGCTCAAAAAGAATCTACTTTGGCAGATTTGGAAAGAGATGTGCGAACTGCCGAAGCCGTATTTTCCTCTACTCTAGCTAGATTAGATTTGGCTAAGTCTAATGTAACGGCTGCTTATCCCGAAATTCAAGTATTCTCCGCACCTAGTTTACCTGGCTCTGCTGCTTCGCCAAAACCAATATTTGTGTTCGCTGGAGCAGCATTGGGCAGTCTTTTTTGTTCTAATGCCATTTTCTTACTTTGGTTGCGCCAACGTAAGCAGCAGAAGCGGAAGGAAAACGGTTTAATTTCTTTGGAAGAGACAGGTTTAAAGTCTGACAAACTTCCAGAAATCATAGAGCTAACACAACATAACCAGCAAAGTGATAAAGCTCTCCTAAATGGTAAATCAGTACGTAATGAAGCTGGGATTGAACATTGA
- a CDS encoding vitamin K epoxide reductase family protein, which translates to MIRRRSTPWIHRWSRILIAAIAFLGILDTIYLTLVEWGVVKEALCPTTSIIDCNAVLSSDYAKIFGIPLSVFGFFAYAGMAALALAPLLINPQEQKALRSKMEQLTWLGLFAGATAMLFFSGYLLYLMVFAIGKLCIYCLFSTVFAIALFLITLFGHTWEDVGQLFFTGIVVGMIALIGTLGVYASARTPSTVAGNSSVVGEAGRPVQNTSGPAEIALARHLKQVGAKEYGAYWCPHCHDQKELFGKEAAAELDYVECDPKGVNPRPQLCQEAKIKGYPTWQIKGQLYEGTQQLGTLADLTDYKGSREFKYSK; encoded by the coding sequence ATGATTCGCCGACGTTCTACTCCTTGGATTCATCGTTGGTCGCGCATTCTGATTGCGGCGATCGCTTTTTTAGGAATTCTCGATACAATTTACCTCACTTTAGTAGAGTGGGGAGTAGTTAAAGAAGCTCTTTGTCCTACCACCAGCATCATTGACTGTAATGCTGTTCTAAGTAGTGACTATGCCAAAATTTTTGGTATACCTCTATCAGTTTTTGGTTTCTTCGCCTACGCAGGTATGGCAGCTTTAGCATTAGCGCCATTATTAATTAACCCGCAAGAACAAAAAGCCCTGCGTTCCAAAATGGAACAGTTGACTTGGTTAGGGTTGTTTGCAGGTGCAACCGCGATGTTGTTCTTCAGCGGTTATCTGCTTTATTTAATGGTCTTTGCGATCGGAAAATTGTGTATTTATTGTCTGTTCTCAACCGTATTTGCGATCGCCTTATTTCTAATTACCTTATTCGGTCATACCTGGGAAGATGTCGGCCAGCTATTTTTCACTGGTATTGTAGTCGGCATGATCGCTTTAATTGGTACGCTTGGTGTTTATGCCAGTGCTAGAACACCCTCTACTGTCGCAGGTAATAGTAGCGTTGTCGGAGAAGCTGGCAGACCAGTGCAAAATACCTCTGGCCCAGCAGAAATTGCTCTAGCCCGCCATTTAAAACAAGTAGGGGCGAAAGAATATGGCGCTTACTGGTGTCCCCACTGTCACGACCAAAAAGAATTATTTGGTAAAGAAGCAGCTGCTGAGCTAGATTACGTTGAATGTGACCCTAAAGGTGTAAATCCTCGACCACAACTCTGTCAAGAAGCCAAAATTAAAGGCTATCCAACTTGGCAAATTAAAGGCCAATTGTACGAAGGTACACAACAATTGGGAACATTGGCTGACTTAACAGATTATAAAGGCTCACGAGAATTTAAATACTCTAAGTAG
- the btpA gene encoding photosystem I biogenesis protein BtpA, translated as MDLKQIFRTPNPIIGVVHLLPLPTSPRWGGNLKAVIDRAEQEATALASGGVDGIMVENFFDAPFTNTQVDPAVVSAMTLVVDRVMNLVTLPVGINVLRNDAHSALAIASCVKAQFIRVNVLTGVMATDQGLIEGQAHQLLRYRRELGSDIKILADVLVKHARPLGSPNLTTAVQDTIERGLADAVILSGWATGSPPSLEDLELAKAAASDTPVFIGSGANWENISTLMQAADGVIVSSSLKRQGKREQAVDPIRVSQFVEAMRHSVSGKLHPHPISSIKLHSS; from the coding sequence GTGGACTTGAAGCAAATTTTTAGGACACCAAATCCGATTATTGGAGTAGTTCATCTCTTGCCACTACCCACTTCCCCCCGCTGGGGAGGCAATTTAAAAGCAGTGATCGATCGCGCCGAACAAGAAGCCACAGCCTTGGCATCTGGAGGTGTCGATGGGATTATGGTGGAAAATTTCTTCGATGCGCCTTTTACCAATACTCAGGTAGATCCAGCGGTAGTCAGCGCCATGACTTTAGTTGTGGATCGAGTGATGAACTTGGTGACATTACCAGTGGGAATCAACGTTTTGCGGAATGATGCTCATAGTGCTTTAGCGATCGCCAGTTGCGTCAAAGCTCAATTTATCCGCGTCAACGTCCTCACAGGCGTAATGGCTACCGATCAAGGATTAATTGAAGGACAAGCGCATCAATTATTAAGATATCGCCGAGAGTTAGGCAGCGATATCAAAATTTTGGCAGATGTGTTAGTGAAACACGCCAGACCTTTAGGTTCGCCTAATCTCACCACAGCAGTACAAGATACGATCGAACGAGGTTTAGCTGACGCAGTAATTTTATCTGGTTGGGCAACAGGTAGTCCTCCCAGTTTGGAAGACTTAGAGTTAGCCAAAGCTGCTGCCAGCGACACACCCGTATTTATCGGTAGTGGTGCAAATTGGGAAAATATTTCTACCTTAATGCAAGCAGCAGATGGCGTAATTGTTTCCAGTTCCCTAAAACGTCAAGGAAAACGCGAGCAAGCTGTCGATCCAATCCGGGTAAGTCAATTTGTCGAAGCCATGCGACACAGCGTCTCTGGGAAACTTCATCCCCACCCAATTTCGTCAATCAAACTGCATTCCTCTTAA
- a CDS encoding NAD-dependent epimerase/dehydratase family protein: MRIGIVGASGFVGRRAVEMLHGEGSTEVRPIVHSQSSLEKLAQYKLDGRIANSFDQSSLESAFQGCDVIIQSILGTPGLIRGTITPTYKAAEKVGVRRIIYLSSMIVHTSAPAPGTTEATPPITNQPGFPTHIAKIDAERQLLHLHQTGSVEVAIFRPGIVFGPRSRWVTELADQLIQGKAYLINEGKGICNSVYVDNLIHAMRLAMTAKDADGEAFFAGDRERVTWFDFYRPFAEAFGVDPTQLPSPPVPQFTHSRKKELIGSIRESVFVQKSLAMIPEDFKQKLKRSKSKPQQPAPAPTTVSVAPAVIPKGKPEVTEMMSILQQSQYKLPFTKAERLLGYEPIVTFNEGCLRSIEWLGEIDRFQPFLKK, translated from the coding sequence ATGCGAATTGGAATAGTGGGAGCCAGTGGATTTGTAGGTAGACGGGCAGTGGAAATGCTTCATGGGGAAGGAAGTACAGAAGTTCGCCCGATCGTTCACTCTCAGAGTAGTTTGGAAAAACTAGCGCAGTATAAATTAGATGGCCGGATTGCTAATTCTTTTGACCAATCATCCTTAGAATCTGCCTTTCAAGGATGTGATGTAATTATTCAGTCTATTCTAGGTACACCAGGGCTAATCAGAGGTACAATTACCCCCACTTATAAAGCTGCCGAGAAAGTCGGCGTGCGACGAATTATTTATCTCAGTTCGATGATTGTCCATACCTCGGCTCCGGCTCCAGGGACAACTGAAGCTACTCCACCAATTACAAATCAACCGGGTTTTCCCACGCATATCGCTAAAATTGATGCTGAACGCCAACTATTACATCTGCATCAAACCGGATCGGTTGAAGTTGCGATCTTTCGACCGGGGATTGTGTTTGGGCCGCGATCGCGCTGGGTGACAGAATTAGCCGATCAGCTGATTCAGGGTAAAGCTTATTTGATTAATGAAGGTAAAGGGATCTGTAATAGCGTCTATGTCGATAACCTAATTCATGCCATGCGACTGGCAATGACGGCAAAAGATGCCGATGGTGAAGCTTTTTTTGCGGGCGATCGAGAACGAGTGACTTGGTTTGATTTTTACCGTCCTTTTGCGGAAGCTTTTGGGGTTGATCCTACACAGCTGCCATCACCTCCAGTTCCACAGTTCACCCATAGCCGGAAAAAAGAATTGATCGGTTCAATCCGAGAGTCAGTATTCGTGCAAAAAAGTTTAGCCATGATCCCAGAGGATTTCAAACAAAAGTTAAAGCGATCGAAATCCAAACCACAACAGCCAGCACCAGCGCCAACAACAGTTTCAGTTGCCCCAGCTGTAATCCCAAAAGGAAAACCAGAGGTGACAGAAATGATGTCCATTCTGCAACAGTCTCAATATAAGTTGCCTTTTACTAAGGCAGAGCGGTTATTGGGATATGAACCAATTGTGACTTTTAATGAAGGTTGCCTTCGTTCGATCGAGTGGTTGGGAGAAATCGATCGTTTTCAGCCGTTCCTGAAAAAATAG
- a CDS encoding Gfo/Idh/MocA family protein, with protein MTFKVAIAGAGHIAEVHARAVQAQGGQVVAVIEKFPEQAGKFAEKFSIANQYTSVEEALARAKFDALIIGTPNFLHAPQAIAALNAGIPVLVEKPMALNAIEAEQVLEASLRANTVLMVGHCWRFDEEAQWLKNRRNKLGRIIRTKGYGIHTHWGPGGWFTQKALSGGGAIADIGIHAIDTARFLLGDPQAVSVFARMGNYYQESDVDDTGIIIVNWDNGTTSYVESGWRQPYSDGPQASTQLYGTRGFGQLFPTRLLLPNLSPENNFIKLLPKRLRSKLKRKEVVEIKSGFKFPRKDHYPQSMYDRQMAHFFECIQTNCTPSPGGAEGLVNMKIVDAAYQSANTGQVVMLDSTLSLPSLPVIEFS; from the coding sequence ATGACATTTAAAGTAGCAATTGCTGGAGCGGGACACATTGCTGAGGTTCACGCAAGAGCGGTTCAAGCACAGGGCGGACAGGTAGTAGCGGTAATTGAAAAGTTTCCTGAACAAGCGGGTAAATTTGCTGAAAAATTCTCGATCGCCAATCAATATACTTCTGTAGAAGAAGCACTAGCGAGGGCGAAATTCGATGCCTTGATTATTGGTACGCCAAACTTCCTGCACGCCCCACAAGCGATCGCCGCACTTAACGCTGGAATACCCGTATTAGTAGAAAAGCCGATGGCGTTAAACGCGATCGAAGCCGAGCAAGTATTGGAAGCTAGCTTAAGAGCTAACACAGTGTTAATGGTGGGACACTGTTGGCGCTTCGACGAAGAAGCACAATGGCTGAAAAATCGCCGGAATAAATTGGGCAGAATCATCCGTACCAAAGGTTATGGCATACATACTCACTGGGGACCTGGGGGTTGGTTTACCCAGAAAGCACTTTCTGGAGGCGGCGCGATCGCAGATATCGGTATTCATGCGATCGACACCGCACGCTTCTTACTTGGCGATCCCCAAGCCGTGAGTGTATTTGCTCGCATGGGTAACTATTATCAAGAATCAGACGTAGATGATACCGGAATCATTATCGTTAATTGGGATAACGGTACAACTTCATACGTTGAATCCGGCTGGCGACAACCATATAGCGACGGCCCGCAAGCCAGTACCCAACTTTATGGTACCAGAGGTTTTGGTCAACTTTTTCCCACTCGATTGTTGCTGCCTAACCTGAGTCCAGAAAACAATTTTATAAAGTTGTTACCCAAACGCCTCCGCTCCAAGTTAAAGAGAAAAGAAGTTGTAGAAATAAAATCTGGATTTAAGTTCCCCCGCAAAGACCACTATCCGCAATCGATGTACGATCGGCAAATGGCACACTTTTTTGAGTGCATTCAAACCAACTGCACACCAAGTCCGGGAGGAGCAGAAGGGTTAGTCAACATGAAAATCGTCGATGCCGCCTATCAGAGTGCAAACACGGGGCAAGTAGTAATGTTGGACTCAACACTGAGCCTGCCATCGCTCCCAGTAATCGAATTCTCATAA
- the rimO gene encoding 30S ribosomal protein S12 methylthiotransferase RimO, whose translation MGQQPTIAITHLGCEKNRIDSEHILGLLVQAGYQVDNNEELADYVIVNTCSFIQAAREESVRTIAELVETGKKVVITGCMAQHFQNELLDGFQKQENQTGEAVAVVGTGDYHKIVNVIQQVQQGEKVSEISQAPTFIADENIPRYRTTPEAVAYLRVAEGCDYRCAFCIIPHLRGDQRSRTIESIVAEAKRLVTEGVKEIILISQITTNYGLDIYGKPKLAELLRALGEVEVPWIRVHYAYPTGLTPEVIKAFQETPNVLPYLDLPLQHSHPEVLKAMNRPWQGRVNDTIIDKIKEALPQAILRTTFIVGFPGETEEHFQHLIQFVQRHEFDHVGVFTFSPEEGTPAYSLPNQLPQSVMNERRDILMRVQQPISLKKNQQSIGKVVDVLIEQENPSTGELIGRSARFSPEVDGLVYVTGNAALGSIVPVKITDADVYDLYGYTTS comes from the coding sequence ATGGGCCAACAGCCAACGATTGCAATTACTCATCTAGGATGTGAAAAAAACCGCATCGACTCTGAGCACATACTGGGACTGCTAGTACAAGCAGGATACCAAGTAGACAACAACGAAGAATTAGCAGACTACGTGATTGTTAATACGTGCAGCTTTATTCAAGCAGCACGGGAAGAATCCGTGCGTACCATCGCTGAATTGGTGGAGACTGGCAAAAAGGTAGTAATCACCGGGTGCATGGCGCAACACTTCCAAAACGAGCTACTAGATGGTTTCCAGAAACAGGAAAACCAGACAGGGGAAGCAGTAGCCGTTGTCGGTACTGGTGATTATCACAAGATTGTCAATGTAATTCAGCAAGTACAGCAAGGAGAAAAAGTTTCCGAAATTTCCCAAGCGCCGACTTTCATAGCAGATGAAAACATTCCCCGATACCGCACGACACCAGAAGCAGTAGCTTATTTAAGAGTAGCCGAAGGGTGTGATTATCGCTGCGCGTTTTGTATTATTCCTCATTTAAGAGGAGATCAGCGATCGCGTACAATAGAATCGATCGTCGCCGAAGCCAAGCGACTAGTTACGGAAGGCGTAAAAGAAATAATCCTGATTTCCCAAATTACGACTAACTACGGATTAGATATTTACGGAAAACCAAAGCTAGCAGAACTACTGCGAGCCTTGGGAGAAGTAGAAGTACCTTGGATTCGCGTACATTACGCCTATCCCACAGGATTAACTCCAGAGGTAATTAAAGCTTTTCAGGAAACGCCAAACGTCTTACCATATCTAGACCTTCCCTTACAACATTCCCATCCTGAAGTACTCAAAGCCATGAATCGTCCTTGGCAAGGACGAGTAAATGACACAATCATTGATAAAATTAAAGAGGCGCTGCCACAGGCCATTTTACGGACAACCTTTATCGTTGGGTTTCCTGGAGAAACAGAGGAGCATTTCCAGCACCTAATACAATTTGTTCAGCGCCACGAGTTCGATCATGTAGGTGTATTCACCTTCTCTCCAGAAGAAGGAACCCCAGCATACAGTTTGCCGAATCAATTACCCCAATCTGTAATGAATGAGCGTCGGGACATCTTGATGCGAGTTCAACAACCTATTTCCCTGAAAAAGAATCAACAATCAATCGGGAAAGTAGTAGATGTTCTAATTGAGCAGGAAAACCCCAGCACTGGGGAGTTAATCGGTCGCTCAGCCAGGTTTTCGCCAGAAGTCGATGGACTAGTCTACGTCACGGGTAATGCCGCACTGGGTTCAATTGTCCCAGTAAAAATCACCGACGCAGACGTATACGACCTCTACGGTTACACAACTAGCTAA